The following is a genomic window from uncultured Draconibacterium sp..
AAATCCTGAAAGGCCAGAATGTTTCGCGAATCATCAAAATCGTTTGATTTGTTGGTTACCCAAACTTCTACTTTGTTAATGGTGATGGGCGAACGCGGAACGGCAGTACTTTGCAACCATTCGTTGTAATGATCGCGAAAATATTGTGCCAGAAAAAAGTGGCGGTTGGCATCGTAATTTGCTGCTGAAATATCGAAAGTGGCTACCTGGGCACCTCCTTCGGTTTGCACGGTTTTCGATTCGCCGCGATGTTGCGAAAATAGTGTGGTAAGTGTAAGCTTCCCGAACTGCATTTCGGCTTTAACACCAAACAGGTTGGAGGCTCCTGTAATTAACGACCCGTTTAATGGTAACGATACATTTCCGGCTTCAATGCGTTGTAGAATTTCATCTTCGTCGCCGGTGTACTCAAGGTTCATTTTGTTTTCGTAATCAAAAGTAGCCTCGGTGTTGTAGTTCACCCGCATATTCATTTTTGTACCGATTTGGCCGGTAACGTTCATCTGAATTTTTTCGTCGAAATCAAAAGTTGGAACTTTTCGCAAACGTTCAGGAATCGATGGATTTTCGGTTTTATTTACCTGGTAGCCAAAACTTACTTCAACATAACCTTGCGGCTGAATATTGATGGTGTTTCCTCCGAAAATACGGTTAAAGGCTTCGCTGCCAATTGTAAGTTTAGGGAGTAGTCCGCCACGGGCATCAATCGATTCCTGCTGTGTTCTCGTGCGCCAGTAATCACGTATCGATTTATCGAAATCATATTCGAGGTAATCGTCGAGCGACATACTTTGCGGCAAACGGTAATTCAGCGATCCCACCTTTTCGTAAAACACGTACTGACCAGTAATCGGGTCGTACACAATTTCATATTTTATGTTGCTGGGCTTGTTGAGGTATAATTTCGACGAATCCTGGTCGGGATATCCAAAAGCCGGCTGGTCTTCAAAAGGGTATGGCAATGTGCCCGTTGTATCTATTTCAGACACTTCCTGAGCTTCTCCATTGAAAGGAACTGAAAGGGCAAAAAATACAAATAGAATGAAGAATATTTTAGGTAAACTTCGGCTAAGTGTCATTTCATTTAAATTACTACAACAAAGGCTTTTCGAAAAAAATGGTTGCTATTTCTTGTTAGGTTTTCTTTTTCGAAAACGGTAAATTTTATAACCTTTTTAATGCTTGTTTTATAACGCTTTCAACGTTTGTGTCAGGTTGTTCCTGAAGTATCTTCGTTACTATCTTTTCTGCATCTTTCTTTGCAAAACCAAGCATGACTAATGCAGATAACGATTCATTTCTGATAGTATTGTCTGCAACATGTAAAATTTGCCCCGAATCGGGTATTTTTCCAAGTTTATCTTTTAAATCGATTATGATACGTTGTGCCGTTTTTGCTCCGATACCTTTTACGGCTTTTAACACCGCCACATTTTCGGTTGTTACTGCTGCTTTTAATTCATCAGGATTTAACGACGAAAGCATCATGTTTGCCGTGCTGGAACCAACTCCATTCACCGAAATCAGGTTCCGAAATAATTCACGTTCGGTGGTGGTGGCAAAACCATACAATGTATGAGCGTCTTCGCGAACTACCTGGTGTAAATAAACTTTCACTTCCTTATTTCCGTTTAGAGCGCTGTAAGTGTTCAACGAGATATGAACAAAGTAGCCAACACCAGAAGTTTCTACCACAACATGTGTTGCGCTTATTTCGGCAATGTTACCTTTAATGAATTCGTACATCTCAAAGCTCTTTTATAGTGTATCTTCCTCTTCTGATGCTTCAATATCAACACTTTCATCAACCTGGTTGGGGTTAATGTCGTATCTTCTCAGCGGATTTTTACTGATCTCGCTGTAAATACTTCGGTTTTTATAAACATCGATGGCAAGGTACAAAGCCTGGCGGAATGATTCGGGTGATGCTTTTCCTTCTCCGGCAATAGCATAAGCGGTTCCATGTGCTGGCGATGTGCGAATGGCTGGAAGTCCGGCAGTGTAGTTTACGCCACGTTCGAAAGAGGCCAGCTTAAACGGAATTAATCCCTGATCGTGGTACATGGCTAAAATGGCATCAAATTTCCGGTAATCTTCCGATCCAAAAAATCCATCGGCAGGATAGGGCCCTAAGGCCATAATCCCTTCTTTTTTAGCCTGAATAACAGCCGGCAGAATTATTTCTTTGTCTTCACTGCCAATCAATCCGTTGTCGCCGGCATGTGGATTTAATCCAAATACTGCAATTCTGGGTTTTGTAATGGCAAAGTCTTGCTGAAGAGATTTTGCTATGATCCTGATCTTTGAAAGGATGACTTCTTTGTTCAGGCTTTCAGCTACTTTCGAAATAGGAATGTGTGTTGTTACAACACCAATTTTTAGCGATTCGCTTACCATTAACATGGCATAGTCTTTTGTGTCGAATTTTTGTGCCAGAAATTCGGTATGCCCCGGGAAATTAAATTCTTCACTTTGAATATTGTCTTTGTTGATTGGTGCTGTAATCAGTGCATCAATATATCCTTTTTGAAGATCGCTGGTAGCGCGTTCGAGAGCATTAAATGATGAAAGTCCGGCTTCGGTGGTTGATTTTCCCAATTCAACCCGAATATTTTCGTCAACACAATTTATTATGTTTGCTTTTCTGGGTAGTAACTCTTTGGTGCTGCGAATGTGGTTGAAGCTTACGTCGTTTATATCGAGTGCTTTGCGGTGGTAGGCTGCTACTTTGGGAGAGCCATAAACAACCGGTGTACACATTTCGAGAATTCGCGGATCGGAAAGTGTTTTTAAGATTACTTCATATCCAATTCCGTTTATATCTCCGTGAGTAATTCCTATGCGTATTGTATCTTGTTTTGCCATCGTGTTTTATTTCAGAAAATTTGCCTTTTATGTAAAGTGTCGCAAAGTTAATTTATTTAATTTAAATTTACATTGTATTGAAGCCGGAGGAAAACAGTTGACTAAGGAAAGATATTGGAGCCAGATGGATATTGCAAGTGGGTTCTTTTTAAAAGCATGTTTATTGGTTGGGACCAGTCATGTTATAATAATAGTTGCTTTTTTGCGAAAAAAAGTGAATGGTTGTAACTATGTCGTAACACTTTATAGATTAAAATGGGTGAAAACTAAAGTAAGTAGTGATGTTACCATTACTTTAGTTTTTTGAGTGAACCTATCTTTGAAACTAAATTTGGTTGTGAAAACACTTATGTATTGTTACAACTATTATTTTTGTTTGAATGGAGTCTTGAAAAAAATAGGCCTTTACTGCCTGCAGCTGCACTATTGCTTTTCACTTTTTTGTTCTTTTCACTAATTAGATTTTTTAAAATTTGAT
Proteins encoded in this region:
- the ruvA gene encoding Holliday junction branch migration protein RuvA: MYEFIKGNIAEISATHVVVETSGVGYFVHISLNTYSALNGNKEVKVYLHQVVREDAHTLYGFATTTERELFRNLISVNGVGSSTANMMLSSLNPDELKAAVTTENVAVLKAVKGIGAKTAQRIIIDLKDKLGKIPDSGQILHVADNTIRNESLSALVMLGFAKKDAEKIVTKILQEQPDTNVESVIKQALKRL
- the pdxA gene encoding 4-hydroxythreonine-4-phosphate dehydrogenase PdxA; protein product: MAKQDTIRIGITHGDINGIGYEVILKTLSDPRILEMCTPVVYGSPKVAAYHRKALDINDVSFNHIRSTKELLPRKANIINCVDENIRVELGKSTTEAGLSSFNALERATSDLQKGYIDALITAPINKDNIQSEEFNFPGHTEFLAQKFDTKDYAMLMVSESLKIGVVTTHIPISKVAESLNKEVILSKIRIIAKSLQQDFAITKPRIAVFGLNPHAGDNGLIGSEDKEIILPAVIQAKKEGIMALGPYPADGFFGSEDYRKFDAILAMYHDQGLIPFKLASFERGVNYTAGLPAIRTSPAHGTAYAIAGEGKASPESFRQALYLAIDVYKNRSIYSEISKNPLRRYDINPNQVDESVDIEASEEEDTL